TACAGTCAACATTTgaccacctcctcttcctctgctcttcccTCTGTAGATCCACTACTTCACCCACCACAGCACTAAATACTACTGGAATGATGAGACACACAACTTTGAGCTGTATAAGTAAGAGtctcactgaaaaacactgcagctgcttccACTGCTTCTACTGCTGTCAACAGCATAAATTTATAATGACCTTTTCCCTTAATGCATCAGTATAAATCCCAACTACAGtagacatgaatgtgtgtgactcTTCTAGAGGCTTGGAGGATGTGAATGTGAGCTGTGCGAGCGTCCACTCTGACCACAGCTCTGGACTTTCTAAAATGCTGCAGGACTACAGgtacacaataaacacacacacacacacacacacacacatcattttctCCTGCAGTTTTGTAATATGTGGTACACTTAATCTCGTTCACTAATTTACGAGGTGTGTCAGGTCATACAGCCTTGTGTTGTGAATGACCTTTCCCTCATTTCCATACCCAGATTAACCTTGTTACTATTTTTTCGAATTCTTTGTCAATAGGAGACTGTTTTTCGGGGAGAATGAGATTGCTGTGAGGGTGCCCTCTTTATTCAAGCTCCTCATAAAGGAGGTGAGTTTAGAGCTCAGCTTATCAAGTCTGACATCTCTTCTTTTAGCACACCAATAATATGATAAatgctctgtgtttctttctcttcttccatcAGGTCTTAAACCCTTTCTACATCTTCCAGCTCTTCAGTGTTATTCTGTGGAGCGCAGAGGACTACTACTATTATGCCACAGCCATAGTTTTCATGTCTGTCATTTCAATAGCTACCTCATTGTACACCATTAAAAAGGTGAGTCATGCCTGCTCCTAGGAAAAATGAGCAGTGAACTAAGAAAGTGTTGAAACTTTTATGGGAGACACAAAGAATGCAAAGTAAGAGAAGTTTTAGTAAAGTCCTCTCAAGCATTTTACTCCAAAATAATCTTTCCAGAACAGTctgcctgtgtctctctccctctcatttcaGCAATATGTGATGCTACATGACATGGTGGCAGCACACAGCGTGGTCCGTGTCTCAGTGTGCAGAGGAAATAAAGGTAAGCCAGTAAATCATTCATGAAATATGCTGATGGTGTAAATTAGATGTTGCTGTAGTCATGTTACTAAGCACTCcccatttgttttttgttattcgCTAATACATGAATCATCTTATTGATCGCTCATAGCATTCTTATGAttgcctgcagagagagagggtatgATATCATTTTCCCTGTGCTCTCTCTTATTGTTGTCCCTAGATATTGAAGAGGCCATGTCGACAGAGCTTGTGCCTGGTGATGTCGTCATTATTCCGGTGAATGGGATGATCATGCCCTGCGACGCCGTGCTCATCCATGGCACCTGTATTGTAAATGAGAGCATGCTGACAGGTTGTGTTTCCATATGGGTGCTGCCCCCGCAAATGgtcttatttctgttttttagatGGCAACAAGGAGAGAAACAGACCTCCCTCTGTGGTATTAGAGACAGGCTTTTTCTGTTCACTGCACTTGTTATGGAGGAAAGAGATTTACTGCTATTCTGACAGCAAGCTCATCCAGTCCTGTTTTTACCATCATCAAGATAATTCCAAATATTTATTCTCAAGATTTGTTTAGTTTTGAGTTTTTAAGATGCAGACGTTGTCAAACGTGCCTTCGTCTCTTCATGACTCGATTACTGCAGTGGTCTTTTAACAGATGTTAACCAGAAATCACTCAACAGCCTCCGTGTAGTTTCCAGCTGCTACACTTTAAACAGTAACCAAGAAAAGAGAGCACATTACTAAAGATAGGACAGGATTTATTTGAAGATTTTATAGATTGCTGTCAAGGATCCAGATCATATGTCAGAGGTGCTCGTCCCTTGCCAAGCTGTGCACAGCTGAAGGTCCCTCAACAATAATCTGCTGGCTGTGTCCATGTCCACATTAATTAGAGGGGATTGTGCCTTTGCTGTCAGGGCTCCCCTCCACTCTGGAACGACCTGCCTGAGGAGCTCAAGCTCGCCAACTCACAAGCTTCCTTTAAATCACAGCTTAAAACTAATTTTTACCAGTTAGCGTATCAGTAATATTTATGTCATGTTTGTCAGATATCTTATAATATTTaaggtgtgttttatttatttctgctgttaGTTTCTGTTAgtttatatataaattaatttCAAGGCTTTACTATTAAGAAGAGCTGTATTTAAGTGACAGCAGGATATAAATACAGTGAATTTAGACAAATATGATGTATCTTTGCCATATTTTATGACATGCTTTTATTGTGTACTGTCCTATATTTACACTATATTTGTACaacactgcagctgttgttctgtttgagatgtttgtttttgtcagatgtCTGTTAATTCTCCCTTTATCTTCAGGAGAGAGTGTGCCAGTCACCAAGACCAGTCTGCCTAGTTTAGGAGAGGAGGCAGCCAGGAGGTACAATATGGAGGAGCACAAGAGATACACCCTGTTCTGTGGTACCCACGTCATCCAGACCCGCTTCTACACTGGTGAGCTGGTGAAGGCTGTTGTGGTCAGAACAGGTGAGACATagaaagatagagagggaaTAGCACCGTGTTGCCTTGGTAATGAAAATAGCTTCGATAATAACTGAGTGACCATTCTCTGGGTTGCACATATTCAGCCTCTATAAgtgaaaatgatcaaatgttATTACCTACATGTTCCCACAGGCTTCAGTACAGAGAAAGGCCATCTTGTGCGCTCCATCCTTTACCCTAAACCCACAGACTTCAAGCTGTACCGTGATGCTTAcctgtttctgctgtgtctgGTGGGTGTGGCAGGGATCGGCTTCATCTACACCATCGTCCTCAGTATAATGAACAAGGTATAACTGCTCTTACAGAGGAGATTTAAATGTGCTAAATGTCAGTTGATGATGGTTGTTTTTTGATCCCATTCAGGTTCCAGCTAAAACCATCATTATCGAATCCCTagacatcatcaccatcaccgtGCCCCCGGCCTTACCAGCAGCCATGACGGCTGGTATTGTGTACGCACAGCGGCGTCTGAAGCGGGTTGGCATCTTTTGCATCAGTCCCCAGAGGATCAACATGTGTGGTCAGCTTAACCTGGTTTGCTTTGATAAGGTATTCCAAACCACAGCTGTcgtttgttttaatgtgattttattttcttgtaaaGAATTCAGGAAATGCTGTTTGTAGTGTTGAATTTCATGCTCTGTATTCATCAGGATCATCTCTAGGAACTCCACTTGACTTGGACTGAACATAGTTTTACCTCAGAAGGTGTGAAAATCAGTTAAGAAGCATCCAAACCCACTTCCACTTAAAGCACAAGTTCTTATTTGAGACAGACTTCAGGGTTTTATGACTGTCGAAAccataaagtaaaaataaatcatcatgTCCTGAGGCAGTGCTGTGGTTGTGTAATAATTGCATTTGGCCACAACATCAAGAACCATGCttataaaatatgttaatgctATGGTATTGATTCACTTGGGAAGAGATCCTGTACAGTACAATCTATGATAGGAACAATGATGTACAAGCTTAAATATTCAGGGAAGCTGCCTAAAGTATGAAATGTTCCATTACAACACATCTAGTGAGCAAGGAAATAATTTTGATATTATTAGTTCAATGACAGCAATCAAAGTAGAGCTGGAACGTTAAGTAGATTAATCAGTAAGTGTAAACTACTGTGATGTGCATTTGTCACTATACGACACTTTTTACACCAAACAATGAATCGAGAAAACAAACGATTAATAagtactgaaaatgaaaattagttGCAACCTTAAGTCTTAAGCCTTAAGTTTTATTGTACAGATGGTCGACTATGTGGGAGTAAAATCATTGTCATAGCTGTAATTCCTTGCTGCttgaaagtgttttttcctTGCATAGTTGACACAGTGGAAGAACCTCATGGTTGTTTTAATTATCAAGTTCTATATCTATActtctctgtgtgcatgttattAACAGGTTTGGGCTGAGTTCTCTTGAACAATGGTGTAGATTGAAAAAAGaggttaaaggtgctatatgtaagtttttgctaacACTaaatagccaatgttagcattaacagctgtttacatatCAAGAGCTTCCTCCATCGTTTAGAAGACAAAAGGTTAGAGTATGTCCTCTGGACAGTGTtacttcctcatcctctcatgtttGACTGAGGGTTGattggatgctacagtgactcactcaAGATGGGACGGGTTGatgctagctggttagcatgctaacctcagtggagggaaaaaaagtgataaaaatagaagcaaaacaagaacaaCATTATATAGaataacattggtgttgctttccactgctggaagCAGCTGTTGGTGAATAAATCTAGTGATAGCAAACCTTATATTTAGAAAAGTTCATTACATGCATGTAAAGTAGGACCAAAATGCCCGAAAATACCTGAGGTGCATTTACCACATCACCTGGGTTGGTGGCTTCCTAAGCACTGTCATAACcatgtctctgtttttccttcagACTGGTACTTTGACTGAGGATGGTTTGGACCTGTGGGGTATTCAGAGAATTGAAGATGGCAGGTAGGAGGTGGCCTTTTGACTCTGGCTTTGTCTTATGCAAACACATCTGAACTAAAACTGGTGAATAAATTAAGTCTGGAGGGATatgatgacagcagctgaagcagaTGTTGTAGAAATCTTGCTTTTGGGATTCTTAAAACTGTGGCAAAGCGTTTTTCTTAAGCATTCTGGCTATTTTCAAAGTAGgtgcttttccttttcttttacattCCTCAGAAACTAGGCCTGACTTGAGCTTATAGGACAGTGTTTATTGTGAGATATACGTTTCCCAACTGTCAGAGATTTTGGCATTATGTTTATGTATACTTGTCCACAATTGCCTAAAAACATGGGTATTGAAGAGATTGTTACAATGCCCATGTTTTTAGGCAATTGTGGACAAGTATACACATCAGTCAGCCGGAACCTTTGTGGCAGTCCTGAAtttctgtgtgatttttatATGAATGTGATGAATTACCCTGGGTAGTCAGCTATTTAACTTGCTATATAGATTCCTATTTTATCTAGAAACAGTTTCTTAACCTCACACATGTTTACACATGAGGaatctgaaagaaaagaaaatgtgtccACTTTGGCCTTCGCCTACCTTCTCAGAACACTGGAGAAAGAAACATATTCACAGAACTTTGTTtactgaaaaatgttaaaataacagCATGTTCTTCTGTGGATGTTTTGACCCTATTTGTATCTTTCTCTCTGGAAACGGATTCTTGTCTGTCAGgaaaacagtatttttgttggGTTTTCACATGACAACATTAGTAACCACAAGAGCATTTACATGACCTTATTTATACAACGTTATATTTTGTGTAGTTTCTCCTGTCGTTATCACTAACAGTGCAGCTGCTGAGTCAGAGCCTCCCTCTCTGTTGCAGCTTTTCTCCGCCAGAGTCTGAAGCAGCTAAAGAGAGTCTGGTGAACTCTGCGTTTGTGGCCTGCATGGCAACCTGCCACTCACTGACCAAGATAGAGGGCGAACTCTCTGGAGACCCTTTAGACCTCAAGATGTTCAGCGCTACAGGCTGGGTAAGGAACAGTGCTCAGTGTTTACCTCCAGCATGCTTAGTCACAGGCACGACAACCAGCACAGAGACCAGTCTGCACATGAATAATGCAGCGCCACACTCACTGCCTTGGCAGAGCACATTGGCTAAAATGGTTAAAGTCTGGTACCATGGATACGCCAGCATGAACAGCAGAAAATGCCCCTTCCTTTTGAGAGGAAGCTGAGACTGAGGTTGATAAGCGCAAGAAATTATTAAGTTATTAATCATACGCCCTGATTTTTGTTCAGATCCTAGAGGAGcccacagaggaagagactgCTCTCCACAATCCCATCATGCCCACAGTTGTGCGACCTCCAAAGCACGCCATCCCTGAAGCCAGCCAGAGCAATCCACTAACTCAGAACATGGTACAGTGGCTCTCCACCTCTTTATTTTGTGAAAACTATATCTCTTTACGGCtctataaagaaataaagaactGTATCTCTGTTTATCTTTATTTAAGATCCTGTCTGATCTCAGAATTCTAAAATCATTTAATCTTTCACTCATTTTTTCCAGGAGCTGTCTGAAGTATCAGTAAGTTGTCCTTTTTTAAgtaaacatatttcccaaaaagtgtgtgaaaaaaaaaaaaaaaaaatcaagattatGGTAATTCTGACTGTTTGTATATTCTACTTGTGTCTTTTGCTCCTCAGTCCTGTGAGATTGGTATTGTCCGTCAGTTCCCCTTCTCCTCTGCGCTGCAGAGAATGAGTGTGGTGGTCAGGAGGTTGGGGGAAAGACATATGGACGCCTACTTAAAAGGAGCACCAGAGATTGTGGCCAACCTCTGCAAACAGCACACAGGTCTGACACTTACCCTGCTCATTAAAGGTTGAGATAGATGTTTACTCCTTTAATTTGCAACTCTATATAGATACACAAAGTAACTGAGAAAGCACCACCCTCTTTGCactcaacaaaacaaaagaggcCAGACTGACATGGCTCTGTCCTCTCTTCAGTCCCACAGAGTTTCACAGAGACTCTGGAGACCTACACCAGGCAGGGCTTCAGGGTTATTGCCCTGGCACATAGACAGCTTGAGTCCAAACTCTCCTGGCACAAAGTCCAGAGCCTCAGCAGGTATGTCTCCATTCACAGATAACACCGTCCACAGTACATGTGGCTGCTAACGGGGAAGGAACTAAAACATCCCACCCTAAAACACTGTAACTGTTGAAAATCAGCTTTATCAAACTATTGATTGTTCTGATGCACGGTAGATTTAGTTCCACTGATAACTAAACATTTACAGTACCGCTATGAGGGAACGGTGTTCCAGCAAATGTCAGAATTTAGTGTTAGGAATCTCAAACTGCAAACTATTTGCTTGACTCACTGCGTTGCACCCACAACAACATGTAAGGACAAATCCATCATAGAAAAGGCATTAAAAACATTAGTAACAGGAGCCTCAACCTATCATATCGCAAGACAGCCACAGTGTATGGTGCAACTTGGGTTAAAGGGCTTGACAGCAATCATAGACACATCCCAATATTAATGATTTAGTAGCTTTTCTTGCCCCATTTACGATACAAGCCCACATGACTACTTGATAAAAAGCAAGACATTCCCGTCTGTGTCTGAATGTTTGCTGTCTGATAAATGTAGAAAATCATTAACTGAAGGAAGCTTAACAGGAAGGCAGGGTGTCAATTAAGAGAATTACAACTCTTTAACTAGTGTGATGCAATGAAAACCACAGGTTTATGATGTCTAATAATAACTAATCGAAAGTTATGTCCTCTATTGTCTGTCACCTTCACTGATTCCCTGAAATCTGGATCTATGAAGTGAATTGAAATATGAAGTATTAGTGATAAATAAATTGTGTTTAAATGGTGAAATACATGGTCTGTTGCTTTTAGGGACCTGATAGAGACCAACATGGAGTTCCTTGGATTGATCATCATGCAGAACAAAATAAAGCAGGAGACTGCCGGGGTTTTATGTGAATTACGAAAAGCAAACATCCGCACTTTGATGGTTACAGGTAACCTCCAGCTCAGTGAACTCCTTGACTCATTTGTGGCTGAAATCATGAATTGAATCAGCATGTTCTcattttccttctgtctcttgCATCATCCGTTAGGTGACAACATGCTGACAGCCATATCTGTGGCTCGAGACTGTGGGATGGTCCGTGCACATGAGAAGGTCATTATAGCAGATGCCGTGCCTCCTAAAGATTTTCAGTCTGCTAGTATCACATGGCATTACACTGAAAACCCTGCTCAGGTGGTCAAGGACAATCAGGTaagacagagagactcagagacaCTAAGTAATATAAAACACATATAAGAAATATCTATGTGGTCTCAGAGGaatcaaacaaaagcaaaagaaataCACACCGCAGAGTTTGAGGAAACCTGAAAACATGCTTGGTGTGACCATCTCTTTGGGCATTCGTCATTCCAAAGCCCATTATATGCATTTGGGTATTTATTAATTCTCCAGTTAGCATGAACATGGGAAGCTGTCTTCAAAGAAGATGTTTGTCAGATTAAATCTGAAGCTCTACAGTGTTTTTTCAAAGGTCATACAAAGTAGTAAAATTTGTCAGTTTTCTGGTGGTGTTCCAGTGACAGCTGACTCATCCTTGTTTCTCTAGACTGTGGAGATAAACCTGGAGGAGGGGATGTATGACAAGAAACAGACTCTGCAGGAACAAAGCTATCACTTTGCTGTGAGCGGCAGAGCATTTGCTGTTATTACGGAGCACTTTCCTCACCTTGTCCAAAAGGTAAAGGCTCATCTTTGGACGTGTAAACATCCACATTTTCAGATTAGAATTAGGTGAACATCAGCTTTTAAGAGAAATGAATGAGTTTCTGTCTCATTACACTGATGTCATGTCATTTGGATGTTGCTGTGattctgtctctccacctggGGGCGCTGCAGCTCGTGTTGAGGGCCACAGTGTTTGCCCGCATGGCTCCAGACCAGAAGACTCAGCTGGTGGAGGTCCTGCAGAGCATTGAGTGAGTCTCTTATTGTGGCTTTGATTTCAGTCTGTTAATGAGCTTCATGTCAGATCTTATGATTTTAAAGCATCAACTTCTGTGGCAAATGTTTCACACTCACCCATTGTGTTTACTTTCTAGCTACACTGTTGGGATGTGTGGTGATGGTGCCAATGACTGTGGTGTAAGTATGGATTAGACTTTTCAATACACACAAATCATAACACTTTTATATGTGTATTCAGAGGTATTTGTGATgctttattttatgtatttgatGCAGAATTTTTAGTTCTTAAAAAACTGTTCCTGATTGCAATTCATTCCAGCTTTACCCCACCTTTGTTAAGAAACATCCAATTGGATACCATGAAAGTGAAAGTAcctgtatgtttttgttaagGCAAAAGAGTTCAAAGTAGCATTAATATTTGTGGGTAGTGGAAGGAAAAGTACTCAAATTCCTAGTTCATGTAAAATCAGCAATCGCACAGCAGAGTAAAAGTAATTATCCTGTAATTAGGCAAAAGTCtgattaaaggtgctatatgtaagttattgctattgctacatagccaacgttagtattaacagctgtttacttacaaGTCTGGGGGaattgtgagttcagcatcaaacttcattcctttactcacagctgtctccagtggtggaaagtcAATGTCAGTGCttactcttgttttgcttctatttctatcacttttcttttaataaagTTGCTAACTGTCCCATCTCATAacaccactttgtgatagtgagtcactgtagtgtccagtctgttCTTGGTCCAAcatgagaagatgaagaagtagcgctgctcagagggcatattcgAACATCTTGTCTTGTAAACGTAACGATGGCTGAATCTCTTAGcttttaatgctaatgttggccatggagtgatagcaaaaacctacacatagcacctttaaataagAGCAGAGAAGTATTAGAAGTGTTCctaaatatcaaaaataaaagaacaaagtTTTAATTCATTATTGGTCTACCCGGGCCTACTTTATGCACTGTTGGGTAGTTTAAACTATAACAAAAGATATTTTGtagtacagttttttttaatcatactGTGCCTGTAACATTTCAAACCTAATTTGGCAAAATTCATGTAGTGGAATGAAAAGGAAGTAAAAGGCAATAGACTAAAACTTTACCCAAGTACAGGACTACTGAATGTTCAAATACTTTGTTTTCCACCTCTGGTTACAGATGTTACTGAAATTAcgttttctctgtttctcaggCTCTTAAGAGAGCTCACAGTGGGATTTCACTGTCCGAGCTGGAGGCCTCTGTTGCTTCCCCCTTTACCTCCTCCACTTCAAACATCTCCTGTGTCCCCAACCTCATCAGGTAGCAATTCACTTTAGATAGTCTCGAGAATTTTAGGAATATCATCCAGTAAATACTAAAATATACCAAAATGTATTACAAATTGTTTCACACATGTTTGCAAGCTTCTCCATATCACTACGACACAGTTAGATCCATATACACTCATGATTAATTCATAGGtttgactgaaaacaaatgacagcagTAGAAAATCTCTTATTCTTGTGGAATAAAATGTACAGTCTCAGTTTAAGTGGTGTAAACTGTGTGGACTTATAGTTTAAAAGCCAAGctgcaaaacataaaacactgagcTTTCTAATTCTGATTGTGTCTGATATTCTTATCTTCCACAGGGAGGGTCGAGCTGCCCTTATAACGTCATTCTGCGTATTCAAGTTCATGGCTCTCTACAGTATCATCCAGTACCTCAGTGTCACGCTGCTCTACTCAGTAAATACAACGTTCTCTCTAATTCTCACACTTCACTCCACATTGTGTTGTTTGAGTCACACTGAATGAAAAAGGATAGAAATAATCGGAAACATAATTATTGGAgctagatgtttttttttaggcttACGTGGTTAGTCACACTGAGTCACAAACTCAGATCTGGTTCCCACATGAGATACAGAAGGTTCATGAGCAGGAAAGACGTGAGGAGCAAGCAGAAGCAAGTTGCTGGTTTAAAAAGATGTGAGGGGGGTTTCAATCTGTTGGCCGTGAAACAAAGGCAGCGACCACAGAGTGACATGTCAGTGGTTTGTTCCTGGGAAAAGTTTCAGTAGAATACATCGACTGTGACACAATGTGATCACATTAATTCACATGCTGTGTGATTGTTGATTTGTCTACAACATTTCTGGCATTACAGATCCTCAGCAACTTGGGAGACTTCCAGTTCCTCTTCATTGACATTGCCATCATTCTCATCATTGCCTTTACAAGTGAGTAGCATGAACACAGTGTTTGGGGGTCAGACAGAAGCAATCAATGAAATATGACA
The DNA window shown above is from Lates calcarifer isolate ASB-BC8 linkage group LG4, TLL_Latcal_v3, whole genome shotgun sequence and carries:
- the LOC108883736 gene encoding polyamine-transporting ATPase 13A3 isoform X4, yielding MVTTASVQRSIMGNLLKGNLLRSTTSPTTALNTTGMMRHTTLSCISLEDVNVSCASVHSDHSSGLSKMLQDYRRLFFGENEIAVRVPSLFKLLIKEVLNPFYIFQLFSVILWSAEDYYYYATAIVFMSVISIATSLYTIKKQYVMLHDMVAAHSVVRVSVCRGNKDIEEAMSTELVPGDVVIIPVNGMIMPCDAVLIHGTCIVNESMLTGESVPVTKTSLPSLGEEAARRYNMEEHKRYTLFCGTHVIQTRFYTGELVKAVVVRTGFSTEKGHLVRSILYPKPTDFKLYRDAYLFLLCLVGVAGIGFIYTIVLSIMNKVPAKTIIIESLDIITITVPPALPAAMTAGIVYAQRRLKRVGIFCISPQRINMCGQLNLVCFDKTGTLTEDGLDLWGIQRIEDGSFSPPESEAAKESLVNSAFVACMATCHSLTKIEGELSGDPLDLKMFSATGWILEEPTEEETALHNPIMPTVVRPPKHAIPEASQSNPLTQNMELSEVSSCEIGIVRQFPFSSALQRMSVVVRRLGERHMDAYLKGAPEIVANLCKQHTVPQSFTETLETYTRQGFRVIALAHRQLESKLSWHKVQSLSRDLIETNMEFLGLIIMQNKIKQETAGVLCELRKANIRTLMVTGDNMLTAISVARDCGMVRAHEKVIIADAVPPKDFQSASITWHYTENPAQVVKDNQTVEINLEEGMYDKKQTLQEQSYHFAVSGRAFAVITEHFPHLVQKLVLRATVFARMAPDQKTQLVEVLQSIDYTVGMCGDGANDCGALKRAHSGISLSELEASVASPFTSSTSNISCVPNLIREGRAALITSFCVFKFMALYSIIQYLSVTLLYSILSNLGDFQFLFIDIAIILIIAFTMSLNPAWKDLVWRRPPSSLISGPLLCSVLTQILTCLVFQVLAFLLVRQQSWYEIWTPQSDACNVSSSSLSHSQNTTSPHDHKNIRNYENTTLFYVSSFQYLAVAIVFSKGKPFRQPIYKNWPFMLSCIGLYTFLLLIMLYPIPAIDSFLEIVCVPHDWRITLVVIVIVNAAVSFMLEILILDIILWRLVFRGNQGVNRPTEPSSAATPQVANDRWGSSFLSWLFCQRNKAPSVRYMHLALELQDDSDWPPRPSTVTYASDPQSHISAPL